A genome region from Actinopolymorpha sp. NPDC004070 includes the following:
- a CDS encoding acyl-CoA dehydrogenase family protein — translation MTADAPTNSSTGSPTDSPLLRAAHRLATDLLAPNAADVDTGTVPRSHLDALGQAGLLGLAAPVADGGSAAPPRLQRRIAEVLAGADAATWFVGAQHHGPVRLLADSDAPARAELLPRLARGELLAGTAFAHLRRWPDRPVEAERVAGGWRFSGVAPWYTGWGLNDVFSLGGATAAGEVVFGIVPARVQEGLAASDPLRLAAMTATRTVRLRFDGLLVPDSHVVARVPVDRWLHTDRRNTVMPNPAAFGLVATAVIRLREVADQTGLAPAGRAADRFSERLERLRERTDRLFDEVPPDDQHDVRLAVRAQVGTLLVDATTALVVAGGGRSMTLTDPAQRLAREAAFLLVQAQTRPAREEQLRYWADGPGGEPDDDRAERPGATSTGAGDVGGTP, via the coding sequence GTGACCGCCGACGCCCCGACAAACTCTTCGACAGGCTCCCCGACGGACTCGCCGCTGCTGCGGGCCGCCCACCGACTCGCCACCGACCTGCTCGCCCCGAACGCCGCCGACGTGGACACCGGCACTGTTCCGCGCTCGCACCTGGACGCACTGGGCCAGGCGGGCCTGCTCGGCCTGGCCGCGCCGGTCGCCGACGGCGGCAGCGCGGCCCCGCCCCGGCTGCAGCGCCGGATCGCGGAGGTGCTGGCCGGTGCCGACGCGGCGACCTGGTTCGTCGGCGCCCAGCACCACGGCCCCGTCCGGCTGCTCGCCGACAGCGACGCCCCGGCCCGAGCCGAGCTACTGCCCCGGCTGGCCCGCGGCGAACTCCTGGCGGGCACGGCCTTCGCGCACCTGCGCCGCTGGCCGGACCGTCCGGTGGAGGCCGAGCGCGTCGCGGGTGGCTGGCGGTTCAGCGGCGTCGCGCCGTGGTACACCGGCTGGGGGCTCAACGACGTCTTCTCCCTCGGCGGCGCGACCGCGGCCGGTGAGGTGGTGTTCGGGATCGTGCCCGCGCGGGTACAGGAGGGGCTGGCCGCCTCCGACCCGCTGCGGCTGGCGGCGATGACCGCGACGCGTACGGTGCGACTGCGGTTCGACGGCCTCCTCGTACCCGACTCCCACGTCGTGGCGCGGGTTCCGGTCGACCGCTGGCTGCACACCGACCGGCGCAACACCGTGATGCCCAACCCGGCGGCGTTCGGGCTGGTAGCGACCGCCGTCATCCGACTTCGCGAGGTCGCCGACCAGACCGGGCTGGCCCCGGCCGGCCGGGCCGCCGACCGGTTCTCCGAACGCCTGGAACGCCTGCGCGAGCGCACCGACCGGCTCTTCGACGAGGTGCCTCCGGACGACCAGCACGACGTCCGGCTGGCTGTCCGGGCCCAGGTCGGCACGTTGCTGGTGGACGCGACCACGGCGCTGGTCGTCGCCGGCGGCGGCAGGTCGATGACGCTGACCGACCCGGCCCAGCGGCTGGCCAGAGAGGCGGCGTTCCTGCTGGTGCAGGCGCAGACCAGGCCCGCCCGCGAGGAGCAGCTCCGGTACTGGGCCGACGGTCCGGGTGGCGAACCGGACGACGACCGAGCTGAGCGACCGGGCGCGACGTCGACTGGCGCCGGCGATGTCGGTGGCACACCCTAG
- a CDS encoding glycoside hydrolase family 31 protein translates to MRLSRSLPGNDPVTPPMFGGWLRHLRPRSRENVLDRTKALAGAFQLIGWQNSLRAVRYAVRRTWLDRRLEQPSRTPPRVPGRLTGAEPVAGGARFTFAPTGGTGSGASSDDLTLEVRFLATGGVFVGWDGAAPTPSYALADFGSGQPPAPAEDTTLAREGDDWTIGTGELSVTVHPSGGLTFRSGGDGHAPPLRQDLPPRWDGVAWTHRSTLDSDAAVLGLGGRSAPVDRRGGTYRLWNSDPGGTYTLGDDPLSLSIPVYLVVADAGTHLAFHDTSFDGTVEVGEQVVARLSDGPLRYYVFPGSPARALEAYTALTGRPALPPRWALGYHQSRWGYGSESAVRRIVGQFAERGLPLSVIWLDIDHLVDNRPFNVDPQRYPDLATLTADLAERGIHLVAIADPGVATDRRDPVFAGGLAADVFCRDEHGGLATGVVWPGTTVFPDFTASRTREWWSRLYQTYVSAGVAGFWHDMNEPSSFAAWGDGTLPLSTRHDLDGRGGDHREAHNVYALLLNHAGFDGVRRLRPDRRPYLLSRSGFAGLQRYAGTWSGDIGTAWESLRISLSFTLGLGCSGMPYSGPDIGGFDAHPSAELYVRWFQLASYLPFFRVHCAASLPHREPWAFGPEVLGQVRPALADRYTLLPYWYTLAWVAHRTGTPYARPMFWADPADAALRWEDDQFLLGDSLLVAPVLAEGVRERSVRLPAGRWYDRRTGIAHDGPGHVTVPAPLDSTPVLVRAGSVLPVERAGSIVLEVYAPGPDDESATGDAQGPGGMLVTDAGDGYAEPVEERFTLGRDADGRLEVRYSGPAGSLPYDVDWRVASDLP, encoded by the coding sequence ATGCGGCTGAGCAGGTCCCTGCCCGGGAACGATCCGGTCACCCCGCCGATGTTCGGCGGCTGGTTGCGGCACCTGCGCCCGCGTTCCCGCGAAAACGTCCTCGACCGCACGAAGGCCCTGGCCGGCGCGTTCCAGCTGATCGGCTGGCAGAACAGCCTGCGCGCGGTGCGCTACGCCGTCCGGCGCACCTGGCTCGACCGCCGGCTGGAACAGCCGTCGCGCACGCCGCCGCGCGTGCCGGGCCGGCTGACCGGTGCGGAGCCGGTCGCCGGGGGAGCGCGGTTCACGTTCGCTCCGACCGGCGGGACCGGGAGCGGGGCCTCCTCCGACGACCTCACCCTGGAGGTGCGGTTCCTCGCCACCGGCGGCGTCTTCGTCGGGTGGGACGGCGCCGCACCCACCCCGTCCTACGCGCTGGCCGACTTCGGGTCCGGGCAGCCGCCCGCCCCGGCCGAGGACACCACGCTCGCCCGGGAGGGCGACGACTGGACGATCGGCACCGGCGAGCTGAGCGTCACCGTCCACCCCTCCGGCGGGCTCACGTTCCGGTCCGGCGGCGACGGGCACGCCCCACCGCTCCGCCAGGATCTGCCGCCCCGCTGGGACGGCGTTGCCTGGACCCACCGCAGCACGCTGGACAGCGATGCCGCCGTGCTCGGCCTCGGTGGCCGCAGTGCACCGGTCGACCGGAGGGGCGGTACCTACCGGCTGTGGAACTCCGACCCCGGCGGCACCTACACGCTGGGCGACGACCCGCTGTCGCTGTCGATCCCGGTCTACCTCGTCGTCGCTGACGCGGGCACGCACCTCGCGTTCCACGACACCAGCTTCGACGGCACCGTCGAGGTGGGCGAGCAGGTCGTCGCCCGCCTGTCCGACGGCCCCCTGCGTTACTACGTCTTCCCGGGCAGTCCGGCGCGGGCGCTGGAGGCCTACACCGCGCTCACCGGTCGGCCGGCGTTGCCGCCGCGCTGGGCACTCGGCTACCACCAGAGTCGCTGGGGGTACGGCAGCGAGTCCGCGGTCCGCCGGATCGTCGGCCAGTTCGCCGAACGCGGCCTGCCGCTGTCGGTGATCTGGCTGGACATCGACCACCTGGTCGACAACCGGCCGTTCAACGTCGACCCGCAGCGCTACCCCGACCTCGCCACCCTCACCGCGGACCTGGCCGAGCGCGGCATCCACCTGGTGGCCATCGCCGATCCCGGGGTCGCCACGGACCGCCGCGACCCCGTGTTCGCCGGCGGGCTCGCGGCCGACGTGTTCTGCCGGGACGAGCACGGCGGGCTGGCGACCGGGGTGGTGTGGCCGGGCACCACGGTCTTTCCCGACTTCACCGCGTCCCGGACCCGCGAGTGGTGGAGCCGGCTCTACCAGACCTACGTCAGCGCCGGTGTCGCCGGTTTCTGGCACGACATGAACGAGCCGTCGTCGTTCGCGGCGTGGGGGGACGGGACGCTTCCGCTGTCCACCCGGCACGACCTCGACGGCCGCGGTGGCGACCACCGCGAGGCGCACAACGTCTACGCCCTGCTGCTCAACCACGCCGGGTTCGACGGCGTGCGGCGGCTGCGGCCGGACCGCCGCCCCTACCTCCTGTCGCGGTCGGGGTTCGCGGGCCTGCAGCGTTACGCGGGCACCTGGTCCGGTGACATCGGCACGGCGTGGGAGAGCCTGCGGATCAGCCTCAGCTTCACCCTCGGGCTGGGCTGTTCGGGAATGCCGTACTCCGGTCCCGACATCGGCGGCTTCGACGCGCACCCGTCGGCGGAGTTGTACGTCCGCTGGTTCCAGCTCGCCTCGTATCTCCCGTTCTTCCGGGTGCACTGCGCCGCGTCACTGCCGCACCGGGAGCCGTGGGCGTTCGGGCCGGAGGTTCTGGGGCAGGTGCGACCTGCGCTGGCCGATCGATACACCCTGCTGCCGTACTGGTACACCCTGGCCTGGGTCGCGCACCGCACCGGGACGCCCTACGCCCGGCCGATGTTCTGGGCGGACCCGGCCGACGCCGCCCTGCGCTGGGAGGACGACCAGTTCCTGCTCGGCGACTCGCTGCTGGTGGCACCGGTGCTCGCCGAGGGCGTCCGCGAGCGGAGCGTTCGGCTGCCCGCCGGGCGGTGGTACGACCGGCGCACCGGGATCGCCCACGACGGGCCCGGGCACGTGACCGTGCCGGCACCGCTGGACTCGACCCCGGTGCTCGTCCGGGCTGGTTCGGTGCTTCCGGTGGAGCGGGCCGGTTCGATCGTGCTGGAGGTCTACGCGCCCGGTCCGGACGACGAGTCGGCCACAGGCGATGCCCAGGGCCCGGGCGGGATGCTGGTCACCGACGCCGGCGACGGCTACGCCGAGCCGGTGGAGGAGCGCTTCACTCTCGGCCGCGACGCCGACGGCCGGCTCGAGGTGCGCTACTCCGGGCCGGCCGGCTCACTGCCGTACGACGTGGACTGGCGGGTGGCCTCCGACCTGCCGTGA
- the serA gene encoding phosphoglycerate dehydrogenase: MASTGDDKINVLLLENIHPDATELLSSAGFHVETHDGALGEDELAARIGDVHLLGIRSTTQLTDKVLDQAGNLLAVGAFCIGTNQIDLPAATRRGVAVFNAPFSNTRSVVELAIAEIIALTRRLTDKSRDMHAGIWDKSAAGSHEVRGRRLGIVGYGNIGSQLSVLAETLGMSVYFYDINDKLALGNAVRCSSIEELLESVDIVTLHVDGRPGNSGMFGEAEFARMRAGSIFLNLSRGFLVDHEALRRHIESGHLAGAAVDVFPREPKRRGEAFESELRGLSNVILTPHVGGSTEEAQQDIGRFVASKLRHYADDGNTSLSVNLPELALPERVGAHRLAHVHVNTPGVLATINGVLAEHGVNIEGQFLGTRGEVGYVITDIGAPAADKVAQVLREMPETIRLRQLS; encoded by the coding sequence ATGGCCTCGACCGGAGACGACAAGATCAACGTCCTGCTGCTGGAGAACATCCACCCCGACGCCACCGAGCTGCTCTCCTCGGCCGGCTTCCACGTGGAGACCCACGACGGCGCACTCGGCGAGGACGAGCTGGCCGCGCGGATCGGTGACGTACACCTGCTCGGCATCCGGTCGACCACCCAGCTCACCGACAAGGTGCTCGACCAGGCCGGCAACCTCCTCGCGGTGGGTGCGTTCTGCATCGGCACCAACCAGATCGACCTCCCGGCGGCGACCCGGCGCGGGGTGGCGGTGTTCAACGCACCGTTCTCCAACACCCGCAGCGTGGTCGAGCTCGCCATCGCCGAGATCATCGCGCTCACCCGGCGGCTCACCGACAAGAGCCGGGACATGCACGCCGGCATCTGGGACAAGTCGGCCGCCGGCAGCCACGAGGTGCGCGGCCGCCGGCTCGGCATCGTGGGGTACGGCAACATCGGCAGCCAGCTGTCGGTGCTGGCCGAGACGCTCGGCATGTCGGTGTACTTCTACGACATCAACGACAAGTTGGCCCTCGGCAACGCGGTCCGATGCTCCTCCATCGAGGAGCTGCTGGAGTCGGTCGACATCGTGACCCTGCACGTCGACGGGCGGCCCGGCAACAGCGGGATGTTCGGCGAGGCGGAGTTCGCCCGGATGCGTGCCGGCTCGATCTTCCTCAACCTCTCCCGCGGCTTCCTCGTCGACCACGAGGCGCTGCGCCGCCACATCGAGTCCGGCCACCTCGCCGGCGCGGCCGTGGACGTGTTCCCACGCGAGCCGAAGCGCCGCGGCGAGGCGTTCGAGTCGGAGCTGCGCGGGCTGTCCAACGTCATCCTCACCCCGCACGTCGGCGGGTCCACCGAGGAGGCGCAGCAGGACATCGGGCGGTTCGTGGCGTCCAAGCTGCGCCACTACGCCGACGACGGCAACACGTCCCTGAGCGTGAACCTCCCCGAGCTCGCCCTGCCCGAGCGGGTCGGCGCCCACCGGCTCGCGCACGTGCACGTGAACACCCCGGGCGTCCTCGCCACCATCAACGGCGTCCTCGCCGAGCACGGCGTGAACATCGAGGGACAGTTCCTCGGGACGCGCGGCGAGGTCGGCTACGTCATCACCGACATCGGCGCGCCGGCCGCGGACAAGGTGGCCCAGGTGCTGCGGGAGATGCCGGAGACGATCCGCCTCCGGCAACTCTCCTAG
- a CDS encoding MFS transporter has protein sequence MQTSTAPTSTRAPRLHRAWLVAGVSMLTLVAAAGFGATPGVLVTPLQEEFGWSRSTISLAISVNLLLYGLTAPFAAALMERFGIRRVLVGALALIVVGSGLTVYMTTSWQLVLLWGVLVGLGTGAMALGFVATITGRWFVRHRGLVTGVLTSGGAAGRLVFLPVLATLAVGSGWRSASWTVTIAALAVIPLVVVFLRDRPSDVGLKPYGANGDEPGEPAQHPAAGRALATLAAAARTRPFWLLAAGFAICGMSTNGLIQIHLIPAAHDHGMAEPVAASLLALAGVMDVVGTVASGWLTDRVPAPLLLGMYYALRGGSLLLLPSLLSAEPHPSLLIFIVFYGLDWVATVPPTIVLCRTHFGTAGPIVFGWVFACHQIGAAIAATAAGVIRDDLGSYTLAFTGAGLLCFLAAAASIRIPNRPAAERDADEDRGDGLDQGELSPARP, from the coding sequence GTGCAAACGTCCACCGCGCCAACGTCCACCCGGGCGCCCCGCCTCCACCGTGCCTGGCTCGTCGCGGGGGTCTCGATGCTCACCCTGGTCGCCGCCGCCGGATTCGGTGCCACTCCCGGTGTCCTGGTCACTCCACTGCAGGAGGAGTTCGGCTGGTCCCGCAGCACCATCTCGCTCGCGATCTCGGTCAATCTCCTCCTCTACGGCCTGACCGCGCCGTTCGCGGCCGCACTGATGGAGCGGTTCGGGATCCGCCGCGTCCTGGTCGGTGCGCTCGCGTTGATCGTGGTGGGCAGCGGCCTGACGGTGTACATGACCACCAGCTGGCAGCTGGTCCTGCTGTGGGGCGTGCTCGTCGGCCTGGGTACCGGTGCGATGGCGCTGGGCTTCGTGGCCACGATCACCGGGCGGTGGTTCGTACGGCATCGCGGCCTGGTGACCGGTGTGCTCACCTCCGGCGGCGCGGCCGGCCGGCTGGTGTTCCTGCCCGTACTCGCCACTCTCGCCGTCGGCTCGGGCTGGCGCAGCGCGTCCTGGACCGTGACGATCGCCGCCCTGGCGGTCATTCCGCTGGTCGTGGTGTTCCTGCGCGACCGGCCGAGCGACGTCGGCCTCAAGCCGTACGGCGCGAACGGTGACGAACCCGGCGAACCCGCCCAGCATCCGGCCGCCGGGCGTGCCCTGGCCACGCTGGCCGCGGCCGCCCGCACCCGGCCGTTCTGGCTGCTCGCGGCGGGCTTCGCGATCTGCGGCATGTCGACCAACGGGCTGATCCAGATCCACCTGATCCCGGCCGCCCACGACCACGGCATGGCCGAGCCGGTGGCCGCGTCGCTGCTGGCCCTGGCCGGCGTGATGGACGTGGTGGGGACGGTCGCCTCCGGCTGGCTCACCGACCGGGTTCCGGCGCCGCTGCTGCTAGGAATGTACTACGCGCTGCGCGGCGGCTCCCTCCTGCTGCTGCCGTCCCTGCTCTCGGCCGAACCGCACCCGAGCCTGCTGATCTTCATCGTGTTCTACGGACTGGACTGGGTGGCGACCGTGCCGCCGACGATCGTCTTGTGCCGTACGCATTTCGGCACCGCGGGACCGATCGTGTTCGGCTGGGTCTTCGCCTGCCACCAGATCGGCGCGGCGATCGCCGCCACCGCCGCGGGCGTGATCCGCGACGACCTGGGCAGCTACACCCTCGCGTTCACCGGCGCCGGCCTGCTCTGCTTCCTGGCGGCCGCCGCGTCCATCCGGATTCCGAACCGCCCCGCGGCCGAACGGGATGCGGACGAGGATCGGGGCGACGGCCTGGACCAGGGCGAGCTGTCCCCCGCCAGACCCTAG
- a CDS encoding helix-turn-helix domain-containing protein, protein MPFPVTDSRHRVAVLALPGVVPFDLGTATQVFCSARDGDDRRHYAVRVGTPDGAAVRTAAGFDVTPEHGPELLAAADTVVVPGVHGGPAMTDGTLDPLIGQALREVVATGRRLVSICTGAFVLAAAGVLDGRPATTHWAHAERFRQLYPKVRLDPDVLFVDDGPVLTSAGVGAGLDLCLHIIRRDHGAEVANGAARRCVVPPWRDGGQSQYIERPVPSPAGTTTEPTRRWMLNHLADPLDLQALAGHARMSVRTFTRRFREETGLSPGAWLGRQRVEHARHLLESTDLPVDAVARAAGFATTASLRQHLHAVVGVSPLAYRRTFRGGSER, encoded by the coding sequence ATGCCATTTCCTGTCACCGACTCCCGGCACCGGGTCGCGGTGCTGGCCCTGCCCGGCGTCGTGCCGTTCGACCTGGGCACGGCGACCCAGGTCTTCTGCTCCGCCCGCGACGGCGACGACCGCAGGCACTACGCCGTTCGGGTCGGTACGCCCGACGGGGCGGCGGTGCGAACGGCCGCCGGCTTCGACGTGACCCCCGAGCACGGACCGGAGTTGCTCGCCGCCGCGGACACCGTGGTGGTGCCCGGCGTGCACGGCGGACCCGCGATGACCGACGGGACGCTGGACCCGCTGATCGGCCAGGCGCTGCGGGAGGTGGTGGCGACCGGCCGGCGACTGGTGTCGATCTGCACCGGCGCCTTCGTACTGGCCGCGGCCGGGGTGCTGGACGGCCGCCCGGCCACGACCCACTGGGCGCACGCCGAGCGGTTCCGGCAGTTGTACCCGAAGGTGCGGCTCGACCCGGACGTGCTGTTCGTCGACGACGGTCCGGTGCTCACCTCGGCGGGCGTGGGCGCAGGGCTCGATCTGTGCCTGCACATCATCCGCCGCGACCACGGTGCCGAGGTGGCCAACGGCGCCGCCCGCCGATGTGTGGTGCCGCCCTGGCGTGACGGCGGCCAGTCGCAGTACATCGAGCGCCCGGTTCCCTCTCCGGCCGGCACCACCACCGAACCAACCCGTCGCTGGATGCTGAACCACCTGGCCGACCCGCTCGACCTGCAGGCGCTGGCCGGGCACGCGCGGATGAGCGTACGGACGTTCACCCGGCGGTTCCGGGAGGAGACGGGCCTGAGCCCGGGCGCCTGGCTGGGCCGGCAGCGGGTCGAGCATGCCCGGCACCTGCTGGAGTCCACCGACCTGCCGGTCGACGCGGTTGCCCGGGCCGCGGGGTTCGCGACCACCGCGTCGTTGCGCCAGCACCTGCACGCGGTCGTCGGGGTCTCGCCGCTGGCGTACCGGCGGACCTTCCGCGGTGGGTCCGAGCGCTGA
- a CDS encoding LacI family DNA-binding transcriptional regulator codes for MATIYDVARRAGVSASTVSRVLNGKQTVDAQLADRVRAAATELDYRPNALARSLRRSQTHLWAVLVSDINNPFFTALVRGVEDVAQQARYSVVLCNSDESPAKEADYIAAILAEQMAGVIVSPTNQPGHLAQLVSAGVPIVAIDRRAEEVEVDTVTVDNTSAAELATAHLLDEGFTRVACITGPRDVSTAEERLEGYRRALRAADRKPDPRLVRHTDFREQGGYAAMGELLDHTPRPDAVFATNNLLTVGALECLVDRGLRVPADVGVFGFDDVPCATLIRPPLSTITQPTYEIGRTAADLLLRRVEDPSRPPSVTVLPTELHVRASSLRSRTRTSAG; via the coding sequence ATGGCCACGATCTACGACGTCGCCCGCCGCGCGGGCGTCTCCGCGTCCACCGTCTCCCGGGTGCTCAACGGCAAGCAGACCGTCGACGCACAACTGGCCGACCGTGTCCGTGCCGCCGCGACCGAGCTCGACTACCGGCCCAACGCGCTCGCCCGCAGCCTGCGCCGCAGTCAGACCCACCTGTGGGCGGTGCTCGTCTCCGACATCAACAACCCGTTCTTCACCGCGCTGGTGCGCGGGGTCGAGGACGTCGCGCAGCAGGCGAGGTACTCGGTGGTGCTCTGCAACAGCGACGAGAGCCCGGCCAAGGAGGCCGACTACATCGCCGCGATCCTGGCCGAGCAGATGGCCGGGGTGATCGTCTCGCCGACCAACCAGCCGGGTCACCTGGCCCAGCTGGTGTCGGCCGGCGTACCGATCGTGGCCATCGACCGGCGGGCGGAGGAGGTCGAGGTGGACACGGTGACGGTGGACAACACCAGCGCCGCCGAACTCGCCACCGCCCACCTCCTCGACGAGGGCTTCACCCGGGTCGCCTGCATCACCGGGCCGCGCGACGTCAGCACCGCCGAGGAACGCCTCGAGGGCTACCGCCGCGCGCTGCGGGCGGCCGACCGGAAACCGGATCCGCGGCTGGTACGCCACACCGACTTCCGCGAGCAGGGCGGGTACGCCGCCATGGGCGAGCTCCTCGACCACACGCCTCGCCCGGACGCGGTGTTCGCCACCAACAACCTGCTCACCGTCGGCGCGCTGGAGTGCCTGGTCGACCGGGGCCTGCGGGTGCCCGCCGACGTGGGTGTCTTCGGGTTCGACGACGTGCCGTGCGCGACGCTGATCCGGCCGCCGCTGTCCACGATCACCCAACCCACGTACGAGATCGGGCGCACCGCCGCCGACCTGTTGCTGCGCCGGGTCGAGGACCCGTCCAGGCCGCCGTCGGTGACGGTGCTGCCCACCGAGTTGCACGTACGGGCGAGTTCACTGCGGTCGCGTACGCGGACAAGCGCCGGTTGA
- a CDS encoding acyl-CoA dehydrogenase family protein — translation MSQTGRVTEVEARAVAEAAREASWVKPSFAKDLYLGQLRLDLIHPAPRPPADKILRGREFLARLRAYCETLDGQVIERESRIPDEYAKGFAALGAFGMKIPVEYGGLGLSMADYGAGLMLASSVHPSIGALLSAHQSIGVPEPVKMFGTEEQKREYLPRCARGAISAFLLTEPDVGSDPARLAMAAVPSADGSEYVLDGVKLWTTNGVVAELVVVMARVPRSEGHRGGITAFVVEADSPGITVENRNAFMGLRGIENGVTRFHQVRVPAANRLAEEGMGLKIALTTLNAGRLSIPAMCAGAGKWALKVAREWSAEREQWGRPIGRHAAIAHKISFIAATSYALESVLELSAGMADQGSLDIRLEAALAKLYASEKAWQMIDELVQIRGGRGYESAESLAARGERAVPVEQMLRDMRINRIFEGSTEIMHLMIAREAVDTHLQAAGALADVQADTGAKAKAAARASGFYGRWLPRLVTGKGHRPSSYAEFGDLAPHLRFVERASRKLARNTFYGMARWQAKLEQRQGFLARVVDIGAELFAMTAACVRAERLRQEDPERGAAAYELAEAFCVQARTRIRELFRRLWVNADDSDDALAKQIMAGRYTWVEEGVLHLYPDGPWIAGSAHGASGKENLARRMI, via the coding sequence TGGGTCAAGCCGAGCTTCGCCAAGGACCTCTACCTCGGGCAGCTCCGCCTCGACCTGATCCATCCCGCCCCGCGTCCTCCCGCCGACAAGATCCTCCGGGGCCGGGAGTTCCTGGCCCGCCTGCGCGCGTACTGCGAGACGCTGGACGGCCAGGTCATCGAACGTGAGTCCCGCATCCCCGACGAGTACGCGAAGGGCTTCGCCGCCCTGGGCGCGTTCGGGATGAAGATCCCGGTGGAGTACGGCGGTCTCGGCCTGTCGATGGCCGACTACGGCGCCGGGCTGATGCTGGCAAGCTCGGTCCACCCGAGCATCGGCGCTCTGCTGTCGGCGCACCAGTCGATCGGCGTGCCCGAACCGGTGAAGATGTTCGGCACCGAGGAGCAGAAGCGGGAGTACCTCCCCCGCTGTGCGCGCGGCGCGATCAGCGCGTTCCTGCTCACCGAACCCGACGTCGGTTCCGACCCCGCCCGGCTGGCGATGGCCGCCGTGCCGAGCGCGGACGGCTCCGAGTACGTCCTGGACGGCGTGAAGCTGTGGACGACGAACGGCGTCGTGGCCGAACTCGTCGTGGTGATGGCCCGGGTGCCCCGCTCGGAGGGCCACCGCGGCGGCATCACCGCCTTCGTGGTCGAGGCCGACAGCCCCGGCATCACGGTCGAGAACCGCAACGCCTTCATGGGCCTGCGCGGCATCGAGAACGGCGTCACCCGCTTCCACCAGGTGCGGGTCCCCGCCGCGAACCGGCTCGCCGAGGAGGGCATGGGCCTGAAGATCGCGCTGACGACGCTGAACGCCGGCCGGCTGTCGATCCCCGCGATGTGCGCGGGCGCGGGCAAGTGGGCTCTGAAGGTCGCCCGCGAGTGGTCCGCAGAACGCGAACAGTGGGGCCGCCCGATCGGCCGGCACGCGGCCATCGCGCACAAGATCTCCTTCATCGCGGCCACGTCGTACGCGCTGGAGAGCGTCCTCGAACTGTCCGCCGGGATGGCCGACCAGGGCTCCCTCGACATCCGGCTGGAGGCGGCGCTGGCCAAGCTGTACGCCAGCGAGAAGGCCTGGCAGATGATCGACGAACTCGTGCAGATCCGGGGCGGCCGCGGCTACGAGAGCGCGGAGTCGCTGGCGGCGCGCGGTGAGCGGGCTGTGCCCGTGGAGCAGATGCTGCGGGACATGCGCATCAACCGGATCTTCGAGGGTTCGACCGAGATCATGCACCTGATGATCGCCCGCGAGGCGGTCGACACCCACCTGCAGGCCGCGGGTGCGCTGGCCGACGTGCAGGCCGACACCGGCGCGAAGGCGAAGGCGGCGGCCAGGGCGAGCGGCTTCTACGGACGGTGGCTGCCGCGGCTGGTCACCGGCAAGGGACACCGGCCCTCGTCGTACGCCGAGTTCGGTGACCTGGCCCCGCATCTGCGGTTCGTGGAGCGCGCCTCGCGCAAGCTGGCCCGCAACACCTTCTACGGCATGGCGCGCTGGCAGGCCAAACTCGAACAGCGGCAGGGATTCCTCGCCCGGGTGGTCGACATCGGCGCGGAGCTGTTCGCCATGACGGCGGCCTGTGTGCGGGCCGAGCGCCTGCGGCAGGAGGACCCCGAGCGCGGCGCCGCGGCGTACGAACTGGCGGAGGCGTTCTGCGTCCAGGCGCGGACCCGGATCCGGGAGCTGTTCCGCCGGCTGTGGGTCAACGCGGACGACAGCGACGACGCGCTGGCCAAGCAGATCATGGCCGGTCGCTACACCTGGGTGGAGGAGGGCGTACTCCACCTCTACCCCGACGGCCCGTGGATCGCCGGATCCGCTCACGGCGCCTCGGGCAAGGAGAACCTCGCCCGCCGGATGATCTGA